Below is a window of Salvelinus fontinalis isolate EN_2023a chromosome 31, ASM2944872v1, whole genome shotgun sequence DNA.
TTAGGTTACTAACGTTGGGTCATCTGATGTTGTAacattaactagctaacgttagctgtctgaCTTTATTTTCACACCATAAACTAAATTATTTGATCAGTTCagttggctaatgttgctcaacatttctctggcaCGCTATAACGGATAATTCGATCCAGCTAGCAAGATACAAACTATTTTGGTTTCATAACGGTGAATTTCGACAAAAGGTGTCTAGTTTCATCCCTGTATTAGGGGCAGTTAAAGGGGAGAGTCAATAAAAACAACCATGAAAGTATATAGGAAATAATAAAGTCCAATATTTTCACTTGAAAATGCTCCACATGGGTGCTTGTTGCAGATTACAATAATATATTCAGCAAAACCTGCAACATTGGGCTACTTTACTGCAAACAAAAATGTGCATTATCATGCCTGAGACCTTGTCAAGTCCATCCGGTGTCACTTTTATTTTTGAATAGCTAAATACACGGTCATGAAGCATTTTGACCATGACGCCTGACACTTTGTTGACCTTGACATTGCTGGATATCTTTATTGAAAGCTGTTGGATATCTTTATTGAAAGCTAATATTAGTCAAGTTCGCCTCTAGCACGATTAAGgaaatgtctgtttttttatCTTTGTGACACATTTTCTCAATTGATGCCAGACTTCATTTTCTGTGTTTTGATTTTTCAGATGTACAAACCACTTGCTGAGACAAAGTGCTCATTCATTGACAATCTGGAGGATCTGGTGGCAGTAAACGAGAAACTGGCCAAGACGTCAGAGTTTGCAGTAGATCTGGAGGTAAATTGTACCTCAAATAACTAAGCTTTAAAGATGGGGAAAATGAACGCTTGCTAGTTTTAGCCTTTTGTGACCTCTCATCTGTCCTACCCATCCTATTTTCTGTTGAATCATGTGTATCTTCTTTCTTAGCACCACTCCTACAGAAGTTTTTTGGGCATCACCTGCCTGATGCAGATTTCAACACGGGATGAAGACTTCATTATAGACACCTTGGTGCTGCGTAGTGAGCTGTACATACTCAATGAGGCTTTCACAGATCCCGCCATCGTCAAGGTCATTGCCTGGTTGTCTAGGCACATTTTGGATTTCACAGCACAATGCCCAATAATGGCAATGGTAGCAGGCTTAGCATTTCAGTTTACAGAAACTTCAGTATAGCCTAGAATTTGAGTCACTAATGTAGGTTTATATGACTTTTGCAGGTTTTCCATGGTGCCGATTCTGATATTGAGTGGCTGCAAAAGGATTTAGGCCTTTACATTGTCAACATGTTTGACACCCACCAGGCATCACGTACCCTTAACCTGGGCAGGCACTCGCTTGACCACTTGCTTAAGCTGTTCTGCAACGTGGACTCTGACAAACGCTACCAACTGGCAGACTGGAGAATACGGTAATGTCATTTCGCTAACCCTCTATTATGCACTTTGATGTTGTAGATGTTCATGTGTGCTCTGATTGTTCATGAATGTGTACCAAATAGTTTTCACTTAAATCTGTTCATGTTGGCCTGGGTGCAAAATATGATTTGATTGAATTGCTTTTGATTTTCCCTAGGCCTTTGCCAGTTGAGATGTTTCAGTATGCCCGGGCAGATACCCACTACCTCCTCTATGTCTACGATCGGCTGAGGGTGGACCTGTGGGAAGTGGGCAACGGGCAGCCTGCCCTGCTGCAGATGGTCTGGCACAAAAGCAAAGACATCTCATTGAAGGTATGCTTCTCAAGCTGAATAGCGCGACTGAACATTACCGCACCACCTAGGCCTAGTTAACTTGTTCAGACACTAACAACGAAAACCCCTCTCTGCAGAAATACATGAAGCCACTCTTCACTGAGAACTCCTACATGGACCTGCTGAGGAAGCAGAAGAAGGCGTTCAACACGCAGCAGCTAACTGCCTTCCGACTACTGTACGGCTGGAGGGACAAGCTGGCCAGACAGGAGGATGAGAGCACTGGGTAGGGAGGGTCTTGCCTATGGACCCATTTGCCGTTTGCTCGCTTAGGAGCTGATGCTCAAGAGTATTTGGTTAGGATTGTGAAGTTGGTCTATGAAAGCCAGCTTTATACTGTCTGCTACATACAACTGTTTTTATATTTCCTACCCTCTTTCCCCAGTAAGCACCTCTCACACTGCTTGAGATGTAAAATCACCTGATTCATCTCAAACTGAGATAGAAATAATGAAAATGGCAAGGGTTTTTGTTAAGTATATGACTTTTATTTAAACTTGCTTGCTGTTTGTTTCAGATATGTCCTGCCCAATCATATGATGATTAAGATCTCTGACATCCTGCCCAAGTAAGTTAAGAGatgcctgtcccccccccccaaaacacacacctgcccgcatgcacacacaaacattaaTACCATGTTAAACAATCCCCATCTGTTTGTTTTCTTCTACCAGAGAGCCTCAGGGCATCATTGCTTGCTGTAACCCTGTCCCCCCATTGGTGCGGCAGCAGGTCAACGAGCTCCACCTATTGGTGCAGCAGGCCAGGGAGATGCCCCTTCTCAAGGTGAGACATGCCTGGGGGCAGTGTTGATTGTTTACTATATTTAACCCCAATCAACTACCTGAATTTATTGAGTAGTATCTATTTTCAATGATGACAACCTTGCTAACCAGCTTGACACATCTTGGTTTGGGTGACTTGATGCTGTTATAGTGTCAAATAAGTAACTAGTGAATAAAGgtactcaaatcaaatgttattggtcacatacacgtgatgtTAACAAATGTTAATgccagtgtagcgaaatgcttgtgtttgtgcttctagttccgacagtgcggtaatatctaacaagtaattaaCAGTTccccaactacctaatacacacacctaAAAGGgttaatgagaatatgtacatataaatatatggatgagtgacgGCCGAGCggtataggcaaggtgcaatagatgttataaaatacagtatatacttatGATATGAGGATTGTAAGCATTGtgaacattatttaaagtggcattgtataaagtgactagtgatccatttattaaagtggccagtgattgggtctcaatgtaggtagcagcctctctgagttagtgattgctgttttaacagtctgatggccttgaaatagaagctgtttttctgtctctcggtcccagctttgatgcacctgtactgacctcgccttctggatgatagcggggtgaacaggcagtggctcgggtgtttgttgtccttgatgatctttttggccttcctgtgacatagggtgctgtaggtgtcatggagggcatgTAGTTTGCCCCCTGCGTTTTATACCATGGGTTTCACTTTAATCAATgttttccgtgtgtgtgtgtgtatataggctGAAATTGTGGCTGAGAAGAAGAAAGCACTCACGCCCATAAAGGTTTGTAAAACGAATTAATTGATACCACATCCACTTGGTTATACATTTTCACAGGTCATTTATGAGCACAACTGCCTATATCTGAAGTGCCATGGATTGGTTCTTTTTGCAGCCAGAAATTCCTCTTTTTGGTCCTCATGATACATCCAGAGTCTCTGAAAGTGATTTCCCCAGCTTTACCCCAAATGGTAAGATATATCTTAAGTCCATTGTTAACATTGTTGTCCTTGGCTATAGTcaattaaacaaatgaaaatgtacTTTGCGTCTACTTTCAGAACTCTCAACCAAAAAGGGGGCACTCTTTTCTGAcgaggagcagggagaggaggttGACATGCATAAAATGATGGGTCTAGTGGTTTCAGCGAAAATCACATTGTTTGAGGTAAGAACTATCTGATGTCTGTTTGTTTTGGCCCATGAATGAATGGTACACTGCAGTACACCTCTCAGATTTGTTGTCtgttataaaactgtttgaaatgTGACTGTAATGATGTCGGTTGGTGACTTGTGTGTTTTGTGCTTCTTTTGAAGGAGGACACAGTCAAACACCCATGTCACCTCACAGTGGCTCAACAGAAAGCATGCAGGGTTGTCGAGTCTTTTCAGAACCCTTTCCGAATGGTAAGATGCATTGACCTGGTAATGCCTGGTTAACCAATGATGTGTTTTGTGTTGCTATAATGCATCCTCTTATTTTTAGTATCTACCGTCAAACGACATCCATATCTCCAAAAATGCTAAGTTCGACCCCTCTACGAAAATATATGAGGTATTTAATTCATTGATATTTGTTCATAATGATTGTGGCAGAAATGATGCCTCTGAACTCGGAGATGGTCAATATTATCTTGAAGTTCGAACTGTCGAACTTCATTTGTCCTGCTTGTGTTATATTATCCATGATGTTTCAACAGATCAGTAATAGATGGAAGCTGCAGAGTGTGGAACAGCAGCAGAAGGAGGTAGAGGCCAAAAAGAAAGTGAAGGAAGAGGCAAAGGCAGCAGCAGGTGTGGTGTACTTGACTTGATTCAAATTAACTTTCTAATATTATTTCCAACCATCCTTTGTGAATATTGTGAGATTTCTTGTCCT
It encodes the following:
- the exosc10 gene encoding exosome component 10, with the translated sequence MDSSNSNKQNNNQSLNEDPAGVDNEFCPGFKDVDAFVKYGLGTVVAATKASASLPQVGDEYDLYRSFPGFQEFCETQGDGLLHCMSQIMHHHGCRAHMRDRNKLTGLEERFDLVVDSNDVILEKVGILLDDAAGVNRSQQPVMPAGFQPPKIVVSSWNRKGGDSGSGRSSETFRLLQAKNVTRPQLKFREKVDNSNTPFTPKIFVKPNAIKPLPSYFTNKHIRKERPEDLDVPAALADFIHQQRTQEHVEDMFAHPYQYELDHLALPENLLSKPELQMYKPLAETKCSFIDNLEDLVAVNEKLAKTSEFAVDLEHHSYRSFLGITCLMQISTRDEDFIIDTLVLRSELYILNEAFTDPAIVKVFHGADSDIEWLQKDLGLYIVNMFDTHQASRTLNLGRHSLDHLLKLFCNVDSDKRYQLADWRIRPLPVEMFQYARADTHYLLYVYDRLRVDLWEVGNGQPALLQMVWHKSKDISLKKYMKPLFTENSYMDLLRKQKKAFNTQQLTAFRLLYGWRDKLARQEDESTGYVLPNHMMIKISDILPKEPQGIIACCNPVPPLVRQQVNELHLLVQQAREMPLLKAEIVAEKKKALTPIKPEIPLFGPHDTSRVSESDFPSFTPNELSTKKGALFSDEEQGEEVDMHKMMGLVVSAKITLFEEDTVKHPCHLTVAQQKACRVVESFQNPFRMYLPSNDIHISKNAKFDPSTKIYEISNRWKLQSVEQQQKEVEAKKKVKEEAKAAAEERKKAKQSYQESLQNVATVRQQASESIKPGGKKRERVASETGESTPKPNKKLMKAAEKKNEDCTPPLVFKPYDYSQSDFKVFAGAKGNDGKQFDPDRQGHEPRKKKNAKAQKSNACAGNRSMSFFGGKSERGVRRNWPKR